Proteins encoded by one window of Actinocorallia herbida:
- a CDS encoding SAM-dependent methyltransferase has protein sequence MDDPYPPHEIDTSLNSVAGMTDAARGGRNRSRDHQTVAEFARRWPKVPGAAPDDEEFPFRSVSHIVSQTGVDQFLNLGAGKPLKEGKNLHDLFPGQWLHTDADPEIRAVGGALFNSATTAYLEADSRDVDVILGSPEAQRILDLTRPVCVLASNLWHYVPGDEPLQATKAYMDAVPSGSSLVLAHACLDGLDPELLDGLNAVFAGTFAGGIWPRTGGEIRGFLDGLEVLDPGLVPPQHWRPDHAPAVEERSLPVLGAVAIKS, from the coding sequence ATGGACGACCCGTACCCCCCGCACGAAATCGACACCAGCCTCAACAGCGTCGCCGGCATGACCGACGCAGCCCGCGGCGGCCGCAACCGCAGCCGAGACCACCAGACCGTCGCCGAGTTCGCACGGCGCTGGCCCAAAGTCCCCGGCGCGGCGCCCGATGACGAGGAGTTCCCGTTCAGGTCTGTCAGCCACATCGTCAGTCAGACCGGCGTCGACCAGTTCTTGAACCTGGGCGCGGGCAAGCCGCTGAAGGAGGGCAAGAACCTTCACGACCTGTTCCCCGGGCAGTGGCTGCACACCGATGCGGACCCTGAGATCCGCGCTGTCGGCGGCGCCCTGTTCAACAGCGCCACCACCGCCTACCTGGAGGCCGACAGCCGCGACGTCGACGTCATCCTCGGCTCACCGGAGGCTCAGCGGATCCTCGACCTCACCCGGCCCGTATGCGTCCTGGCGTCCAACCTCTGGCACTACGTGCCCGGAGACGAGCCCCTGCAGGCGACGAAGGCCTACATGGACGCCGTGCCCTCAGGAAGCTCCCTCGTCCTCGCGCATGCCTGCCTCGACGGCCTTGACCCGGAGCTCCTGGACGGGCTCAACGCGGTCTTCGCCGGGACGTTCGCTGGGGGGATTTGGCCGCGGACCGGAGGGGAGATCCGCGGCTTCCTCGACGGCCTGGAGGTACTAGACCCTGGCCTGGTGCCGCCTCAGCACTGGCGGCCCGACCACGCGCCGGCGGTGGAGGAGCGGAGCCTCCCGGTGCTCGGCGCAGTGGCCATCAAGTCCTGA
- a CDS encoding DUF397 domain-containing protein, whose translation MSAIFTGWRKASASGEGNCVEVGAIVDAPRRARDVLIRDSKNPSGGKLCVAPAAWGRFLGSLRT comes from the coding sequence ATGAGCGCAATTTTCACTGGATGGCGGAAGGCTTCCGCGAGCGGCGAAGGCAATTGCGTTGAGGTCGGGGCGATCGTCGATGCCCCTCGCAGGGCCCGCGACGTGCTGATCCGCGATTCGAAGAACCCAAGCGGCGGGAAGCTCTGTGTTGCTCCCGCCGCCTGGGGTCGCTTCTTGGGCAGCCTCAGGACTTGA
- a CDS encoding helix-turn-helix domain-containing protein yields MPTRNMRRRRLGKALEELRQATGRTPEDVAEACGWHPKKIIRWEAGDVIKPMLSGASGGILDLLDELGVHDQAERDRIAQLVADARQPDWWDRDEYQPALTPGFITHLRSEDEAAEIRTWEPRLIPGLLQCRSYMEAQIDVYEDTAPEKREALIALRLERQRRLLRGEHKLESLWAIIDEAAIRRLVGGVPVMREQIAHLIECSWLPNVQVLVSPFKSGAMRASEPFTIFSSRVPTDPETVNVELLTQTNAWFDDPQQVASYSNLFIATTRAALDREKTRELLKGWMGELGG; encoded by the coding sequence ATGCCGACACGTAACATGAGACGGAGACGCCTCGGCAAAGCCCTTGAGGAGCTCCGACAAGCGACCGGACGAACTCCCGAGGACGTGGCCGAGGCCTGCGGCTGGCACCCCAAGAAGATCATCCGCTGGGAGGCCGGCGACGTCATCAAGCCGATGCTCAGCGGGGCAAGCGGCGGCATCCTGGACCTGCTCGATGAGCTCGGTGTTCACGACCAGGCCGAGCGGGACCGCATCGCCCAGCTCGTCGCCGACGCCCGCCAGCCCGACTGGTGGGACCGCGACGAATACCAGCCAGCCCTGACACCCGGCTTCATCACCCATTTGCGAAGCGAAGACGAGGCCGCAGAGATCCGCACATGGGAGCCCCGGCTCATCCCCGGCCTCCTGCAATGCCGTTCATATATGGAAGCCCAGATTGATGTCTACGAGGACACTGCGCCCGAGAAACGGGAAGCTCTCATCGCGCTCCGCCTTGAACGCCAGCGTCGCCTATTGCGCGGAGAGCACAAGCTAGAGAGCCTGTGGGCGATCATTGACGAGGCTGCGATCAGGCGTCTTGTCGGCGGAGTCCCCGTGATGAGGGAGCAGATAGCCCACCTGATCGAATGCTCTTGGCTCCCTAACGTGCAAGTTCTGGTGAGCCCGTTCAAGTCGGGGGCGATGCGCGCCTCGGAGCCGTTTACGATCTTCTCATCTCGCGTTCCGACCGATCCCGAGACTGTCAATGTCGAACTTCTCACGCAGACCAATGCCTGGTTCGATGATCCACAGCAAGTAGCCTCTTACTCTAATCTCTTCATCGCTACCACGAGGGCTGCGCTTGATCGGGAAAAGACAAGAGAACTACTCAAAGGATGGATGGGTGAGCTAGGGGGATGA